TTCTACACCAAGCTCTTCGACACCGAACCGGCCAAGCGTCGCCCCGGCTACGCGAACTTCGCCATCAGCACACCGGCACTGAAGCTGGTCCTGCTCCAAGGGGAGCCCGGGCAGGACACCGTGATGGACCACCTCGGTATCGAGGTCGGCTCCACCGATCAGGTCGATGCCGCGTCCCGACGTCTCACCGGCGAGGGCATGGAGACCCTTGTCGAGAAGGACACCACCTGCTGCTATGCCGAGCAGGACAAGGTCTGGGTGCATGGTCCCGGCCAGGAGCCGTGGGAGGTCTACACCGTCACCGGGGACTCCGCTTCGTTCGGGCACGACAGTCCGGCCACGGCAGGTACCGCAGCCTGCGGTACCTCCGATGCCGGCCCGGGTGCGGCCGCAGCGGAAACCCAAACCGATGGCAGCTGCTGCTGATCGGAAACCGCATCGTTCCGGCTGCTCGCCTCGCGTCGATCACCTACGGCGAGCAGCCGCGACCGGCATGGTGTCATCGCGACCACGCACCGCTGCCGTGTTGCCGCTCGATCTCAGCCTGCGGGCACCGAGACCTCGGCGGGCTCGACGGCCA
This Actinoalloteichus hymeniacidonis DNA region includes the following protein-coding sequences:
- a CDS encoding ArsI/CadI family heavy metal resistance metalloenzyme; its protein translation is MSRVQLALRVGDLESSIAFYTKLFDTEPAKRRPGYANFAISTPALKLVLLQGEPGQDTVMDHLGIEVGSTDQVDAASRRLTGEGMETLVEKDTTCCYAEQDKVWVHGPGQEPWEVYTVTGDSASFGHDSPATAGTAACGTSDAGPGAAAAETQTDGSCC